The genomic region AGCCTTGACACCAATTGCCGCACGCGCGGGGTAAGGTTGTGCAAAATGAGTGGCCATGATTTCGTTGACTAATGCAAAATTGTCGAGATCGATCAGAAAAATATTCAATTTCACAATATCGTTCAAACTACCGCCCCCCGCTTTTGCCACCGCTTTCAGATTTGAGAAAACTTGCTGGATTTGAGCTCCAATCCCATCTACCATTTGCATACTGGCTGGATCCAAACCGATCTGACCCGATAGATAAACAGTATTACCGCCGTTCACCCGGATTGCTTGAGAGTAGGTGCCGATGGCTTGTGGTGCATCCAC from Nitrosomonas ureae harbors:
- a CDS encoding RidA family protein, which translates into the protein MTKQIIHTVDAPQAIGTYSQAIRVNGGNTVYLSGQIGLDPASMQMVDGIGAQIQQVFSNLKAVAKAGGGSLNDIVKLNIFLIDLDNFALVNEIMATHFAQPYPARAAIGVKALPRGALVEMDGIMVLQE